The following proteins are co-located in the Mus pahari chromosome 14, PAHARI_EIJ_v1.1, whole genome shotgun sequence genome:
- the Sgca gene encoding alpha-sarcoglycan, whose protein sequence is MASAVTWIPLLAGLLAGLRDTKAQQTTLHPLVGRVFVHPLEHATFLRLPEHVAVSPTVRLTYHAHLQGHPDLPRWLHYTQRSPYNPGFLYGTPTPEDRGHQVIEVTAYNRDSFDTTRQRLLLLIGDPEGPRLPYQAEFLVRSHDVEEVLPSTPANRFLIALGGLWEPGELQLLNITSALDRGGRVPLPIEGRKEGVYIKVGSVTPFSTCLKMVASPDSYARCAQGQPPLLSCYDTLAPHFRVDWCNVSLVDTSVPEPLDEVPTPGDGILEHDPFFCPPTEATDRDFLTDALVTLLVPLLVALLLTLLLAYVMCFRREGQLKRDMATSDIQMFHHCSIHGNTEELRQMAASREVPRPLSTLPMFNVRTGERLPPRVDSAQMPLILDQH, encoded by the exons ATGGCATCAGCAGTAACTTGGATTCCTCTCCTTGCAG GTCTCCTGGCAGGATTGAGGGACACCAAGGCCCAGCAGACAACTTTACACCCACTTGTGGGTCGTGTGTTTGTGCATCCTTTGGAACATGCCACCTTCCTGCGCCTTCCAGAACACGTTG CGGTGTCACCCACTGTCCGACTCACCTACCACGCTCACCTCCAGGGACATCCGGACCTGCCTAGGTGGCTGCACTACACACAGCGCAGTCCCTATAACCCTGGCTTCCTCTACGGCACCCCCACTCCAGAAGATCGTGGGCACCAAGTCATCGAG GTCACAGCCTACAATCGGGACAGTTTTGACACCACTAGACAGAGGCTCCTGCTGCTGATTGGGGACCCCGAAG GTCCCCGGTTGCCATACCAAGCTGAGTTCCTGGTGCGCAGCCATGACGTGGAGGAGGTGCTGCCCTCCACGCCTGCCAACCGTTTCCTCATCGCCTTGGGGGGACTGTGGGAGCCAGGAGAGCTTCAGCTGCTCAACATCACTTCTGCCTTGGACCGGGGAGGCCGAGTCCCTCTTCCTATCGAGGGACGGAAGGAAGG GGTATACATTAAGGTGGGCTCTGTCACACCCTTCTCCACCTGCCTGAAGATGGTGGCATCACCCGACAGCTATGCCCGTTGTGCCCAGGGACAGCCTCCACTACTGTCCTGCTACGACACCTTGGCACCCCACTTCCGTGTTGACTGGTGCAATGTGTCACTG GTAGACACGTCAGTTCCAGAGCCCCTGGATGAGGTACCTACTCCGGGCGACGGGATCTTGGAGCATGACCCATTCTTCTGCCCACCCACTGAAGCCACAGACCGAGACTTCCTGACAGATGCCTTGGTGACCCTCTTGGTGCCTTTGCTGGTGGCTCTGCTGCTTACCCTGTTGCTGGCTTACGTCATGTGCTTTCGGCGTGAAGGACA GTTGAAGAGAGACATGGCCACCTCTGA TATCCAGATGTTCCACCACTGTTCCATCCATGGGAATACAGAAGAGCTTCGGCAGATGGCAGCCAGCCGTGAGGTGCCCAGGCCTCTTTCCACCTTGCCCATGTTCAATGTTCGTACAGGAGAGCGGTTACCTCCCCGAGTAGACAGCGCACAGATGCCTCTCATCCTGGACCAGCACTGA